One genomic segment of Corynebacterium durum includes these proteins:
- a CDS encoding molybdenum cofactor biosynthesis protein MoaE: protein MTNTNDPAYVSDDTGVVLGTLITDQPLESLAAAAYDDVMVASMGACVTFNGVVRNHDGGQRVRSLSYTSHPTAEAIMATVADKVLDRHPDVRIWAAHRIGGIAIGEAAFVVHVASAHRDAAFRACSDMADTVKAEVPIWKEQLLESGDTQWVGLT, encoded by the coding sequence ATGACTAACACCAACGACCCAGCCTACGTTTCCGATGACACAGGAGTTGTTCTTGGGACGCTGATCACCGACCAGCCCTTGGAATCGCTTGCTGCGGCTGCTTACGACGACGTAATGGTGGCATCGATGGGTGCGTGCGTTACTTTCAACGGCGTCGTCCGTAATCACGATGGAGGTCAGCGCGTTCGCAGTCTCAGCTACACGTCGCACCCCACGGCAGAGGCAATTATGGCGACAGTGGCAGATAAAGTCCTGGACAGGCACCCGGACGTGCGCATCTGGGCAGCGCATCGCATCGGCGGCATTGCAATCGGCGAGGCGGCATTCGTTGTGCACGTCGCATCGGCGCACCGGGATGCCGCCTTTCGGGCATGCTCGGACATGGCGGACACCGTCAAAGCCGAGGTGCCCATCTGGAAAGAACAACTCCTAGAATCTGGCGACACACAGTGGGTGGGGTTGACATAG
- a CDS encoding ThiF family adenylyltransferase, with amino-acid sequence MRYQRQTSLAGFGEAKQQRLQNSHVLIVGAGGLGSPAMLYLAGAGVGRITIVDDDVVSLSNLHRQVVHTTAHVGEQKVRSAAEALHSLNPSIIVRDVAERLNWDNALRLMADVDVVIDGSDNFATRHIVSAACARAGIPHVWASVLGFDAQLSVFWAGKGPVYEDIFPEPPAPGSIPNCAQAGVLGPLVGIIGSAMAMETIKLLTDLGTPLLGTVGYYDSLASRWDYIPLHADPAVTQRLLAAGPVTAEPCDTTTLSDGDLVIDVRTREEHEEHAIPGSFNIPVEEFQRGALPSAIIDALATDRRVVLYCASGIRSARAVSMLDADGHHGAYSLRGGITAWLEAGEQEARQHPVR; translated from the coding sequence ATGCGCTACCAGCGTCAGACATCCCTTGCCGGTTTTGGCGAGGCCAAACAACAGCGGCTCCAGAACTCCCACGTGCTTATCGTCGGTGCGGGCGGACTCGGTTCACCCGCGATGCTGTACCTCGCAGGGGCCGGGGTTGGGCGCATCACCATTGTGGATGATGATGTTGTTTCGCTATCCAATCTGCATCGACAAGTCGTGCACACTACGGCCCACGTGGGAGAACAAAAAGTCCGTTCCGCCGCTGAGGCTCTTCATAGCCTGAACCCCTCAATCATCGTTCGCGATGTTGCCGAACGACTGAACTGGGACAATGCACTGCGCCTCATGGCGGACGTGGACGTGGTTATCGACGGCTCTGATAACTTTGCCACTCGACATATTGTGTCGGCCGCGTGTGCTCGGGCTGGGATACCTCATGTGTGGGCATCTGTGCTGGGTTTTGATGCTCAACTGTCTGTGTTCTGGGCAGGAAAGGGGCCTGTTTACGAAGACATTTTCCCCGAGCCTCCCGCGCCCGGTTCCATTCCCAATTGTGCTCAAGCTGGAGTGCTGGGCCCCCTTGTGGGCATCATCGGATCAGCCATGGCCATGGAGACTATAAAACTCCTCACCGACCTAGGCACGCCTCTGCTGGGGACCGTTGGCTACTACGACTCACTCGCCTCACGCTGGGACTATATTCCCCTCCACGCGGACCCGGCGGTCACCCAGCGCCTCCTCGCCGCCGGACCCGTGACAGCAGAACCCTGCGACACAACAACGTTATCTGACGGGGACCTAGTCATTGACGTTCGTACCCGCGAGGAACACGAAGAGCACGCAATCCCCGGTTCCTTCAACATCCCTGTAGAAGAATTCCAGCGCGGTGCTCTGCCATCCGCTATTATCGACGCCCTGGCTACCGATCGCCGCGTCGTTCTTTACTGCGCCAGCGGCATCCGATCCGCGCGGGCTGTCTCCATGCTTGACGCAGATGGGCATCATGGTGCCTACAGTCTTCGAGGGGGTATTACTGCGTGGCTGGAGGCGGGGGAGCAGGAAGCTCGACAGCACCCAGTTCGCTGA
- the mobA gene encoding molybdenum cofactor guanylyltransferase, which translates to MHVIILAGGVGSRLGGVSKAEVRVNGTRLIDALLTTLPTHVSVSIVTPYPIELGTHAQTIRCVCEDPPFGGPAAGISAGLNPATEMTAVLAVDAPASGTLLEALTNALATNPGADAAAIMSTQGHLEPLCVVWRTASLVAAFDQLGDPRDKPAKALLRIAGSVVPVPGTGAEVDYDTVAELSELGAVELPAPPPPATQ; encoded by the coding sequence ATGCACGTCATCATTCTGGCCGGCGGTGTGGGTTCGCGCTTAGGTGGTGTGTCCAAGGCCGAGGTTCGCGTGAATGGGACACGGCTTATCGACGCCCTCCTTACCACCCTCCCCACACATGTTTCCGTCAGCATTGTCACGCCATATCCGATTGAGCTAGGAACACACGCACAGACTATTCGCTGTGTGTGCGAGGATCCTCCTTTTGGCGGCCCCGCCGCAGGCATAAGTGCTGGACTTAATCCCGCCACCGAGATGACAGCCGTCTTGGCGGTTGATGCTCCCGCATCAGGGACCCTGCTCGAAGCGCTCACGAATGCACTCGCCACCAATCCCGGCGCAGATGCCGCTGCGATTATGTCAACGCAGGGCCATCTGGAACCGTTGTGTGTTGTCTGGCGTACAGCATCGTTAGTAGCGGCTTTTGATCAGCTTGGTGACCCTCGTGATAAACCCGCCAAAGCATTGCTTCGTATCGCTGGTTCGGTAGTGCCGGTGCCGGGCACTGGTGCGGAGGTTGATTACGACACAGTGGCTGAGCTCAGCGAACTGGGTGCTGTCGAGCTTCCTGCTCCCCCGCCTCCAGCCACGCAGTAA
- the moaC gene encoding cyclic pyranopterin monophosphate synthase MoaC, whose translation MKFTHLDNAGSAYMVDVTDKQPTVRSATAQGEIICSPEILAALRDGTVPKGDVLAVARVAGISAAKKVPDLLPLAHTIGVHGCSVDLVIHDDRVAIEATVRTADCTGVEMEALTAVTVAALTLIDMVKGVDRSAYIGVCGIVAKSGGRSGDWSRDLPR comes from the coding sequence ATGAAGTTCACTCACCTCGATAACGCCGGGTCCGCCTACATGGTGGATGTCACAGATAAGCAGCCAACGGTGCGTTCAGCAACGGCGCAAGGAGAGATTATCTGCTCACCGGAGATTCTGGCAGCACTGCGAGATGGCACGGTCCCCAAGGGTGATGTGTTGGCGGTCGCTCGTGTTGCGGGCATTTCTGCAGCTAAAAAGGTTCCTGATCTGCTTCCTCTCGCGCACACCATTGGCGTGCACGGATGTTCAGTGGACCTGGTTATCCACGACGACCGCGTCGCCATTGAGGCCACAGTGCGCACCGCCGACTGCACGGGTGTTGAGATGGAAGCACTGACAGCAGTAACGGTAGCTGCCCTGACCCTTATTGACATGGTCAAAGGTGTGGATCGTTCGGCATATATCGGGGTCTGCGGCATCGTTGCAAAGTCGGGCGGCCGTTCAGGTGACTGGTCCCGCGACCTGCCACGATAA
- a CDS encoding molybdopterin molybdotransferase MoeA, translating into MGEQHRRTMDEHLQAALALVAPLQHTAQVSTRDLNDHHGIVVARDVMSAAAIPPFTNSAMDGFLVRSTDLAGDGPWTFPVSGDIPAGSPPVPVPAGHAVRIMTGAPVPEDPDTKDDELYVIPIENTDARNDVMPTTVTVKDYNPHRAHIRYRGEHVQPGDVVTHAGTRIDAGVIATLISAGVEQVELYPRPTVCVITSGDEVGDARNAWGIPNSNGPMLVAAAHASGAIPTHRHVRDDAAAVHAAIDTAASEFDLVVTVGGVSAGAYDVVRAVGGTADMWFGPVDIQPGKPQGLGTWNGTPVMCLPGNPVAAYVSFFLFVVPVLHTLAGMPAPHSVWDLPHVSAFVSDDFPQPGPRTRFIPVQLTWGEHGATATLPHGGTGSHMVATLAGVHGLAVLPAESEPHDPTSVAVLFV; encoded by the coding sequence ATGGGTGAACAGCATCGACGCACCATGGATGAACATCTACAGGCTGCTCTTGCACTTGTTGCACCGCTTCAGCACACCGCTCAGGTAAGCACCAGAGACTTGAATGATCATCATGGCATCGTAGTGGCCCGAGATGTTATGAGTGCTGCAGCCATTCCACCATTTACCAATTCAGCCATGGATGGTTTTCTGGTTCGCAGTACTGATCTTGCTGGTGATGGACCGTGGACATTCCCCGTCAGCGGTGACATTCCGGCAGGTAGTCCCCCAGTTCCAGTACCTGCGGGCCATGCCGTACGCATTATGACCGGCGCGCCTGTACCCGAAGATCCCGACACCAAAGATGATGAACTATACGTCATCCCCATTGAAAACACTGATGCACGCAATGACGTGATGCCAACAACCGTCACAGTGAAGGACTACAACCCCCACCGCGCGCACATCCGGTACCGTGGTGAGCACGTCCAGCCGGGGGATGTCGTCACGCACGCAGGTACCCGTATCGACGCCGGAGTGATAGCAACGCTTATTTCCGCTGGTGTTGAACAGGTGGAGCTGTATCCGCGCCCCACAGTGTGTGTGATTACCTCGGGTGATGAAGTGGGAGATGCTCGCAACGCGTGGGGCATTCCCAACTCGAACGGTCCGATGCTGGTTGCTGCAGCACACGCCAGCGGTGCTATTCCAACCCACCGTCATGTGCGTGACGACGCCGCAGCCGTGCATGCCGCGATCGATACCGCCGCATCCGAGTTTGACCTGGTAGTCACGGTTGGTGGCGTGTCAGCCGGTGCCTACGATGTTGTACGCGCCGTAGGCGGGACCGCCGATATGTGGTTTGGCCCAGTTGACATCCAACCGGGGAAGCCACAGGGTTTGGGCACGTGGAACGGTACGCCGGTGATGTGTCTTCCTGGCAACCCGGTGGCGGCTTACGTGAGTTTCTTTCTGTTTGTGGTTCCCGTGCTGCACACTCTCGCGGGTATGCCCGCGCCTCATTCTGTGTGGGACCTTCCTCATGTGTCTGCATTCGTTTCGGATGATTTTCCGCAGCCTGGCCCCCGTACGCGTTTTATTCCAGTCCAGTTAACCTGGGGTGAACACGGGGCAACCGCAACGCTGCCACATGGGGGCACTGGCTCGCATATGGTCGCGACTCTCGCAGGCGTTCATGGTTTAGCTGTTTTACCTGCGGAATCAGAACCTCACGATCCCACATCCGTGGCTGTTCTGTTTGTGTAA
- the moaA gene encoding GTP 3',8-cyclase MoaA — protein MSATTHSLPHATPLLLLKDRYGRIARDLRVSLTDRCNLRCTYCMPAQGLEWTPSEQLLTDEEIIRLVTIGVQLLGIRQVRFTGGEPLLKKSLDQLIHTVKQLHTDEGKPVSTALTTNGIGLHRKATQLKDAGLDRVNISLDTLNPEHFSLLTRRDRFKDVIAGIEAAINADLSPVKINSVIMPGVNEDDILPLAEFGLYENVELRFIEQMPLGPRDQWDRSAMVTAQDIIDVISTKFDLTPDTTEETAHSAAPATMWRISDGDMHGKIGIIASVTRPFCGACDRTRLTSDGAVRSCLFSQTETSLRDLLRQGRSDNEIAEAWAAAMWLKPAGHGIDDPSFVQPHRPMSAIGG, from the coding sequence ATGAGCGCTACGACACATTCTTTGCCGCATGCCACACCGCTGCTCCTGCTGAAGGATCGCTATGGGCGCATAGCACGAGACCTGCGGGTTTCTTTGACGGACCGCTGCAATCTTCGGTGCACATATTGCATGCCTGCACAAGGGTTGGAGTGGACCCCTTCTGAGCAACTGCTCACCGACGAGGAGATCATTCGCCTTGTAACAATTGGGGTCCAACTGCTCGGCATCCGCCAGGTTCGTTTCACTGGCGGCGAACCGCTACTCAAGAAGTCGCTTGACCAACTGATCCATACGGTGAAGCAGCTTCATACAGACGAGGGCAAGCCGGTAAGCACCGCTCTGACAACCAACGGCATTGGACTACACCGCAAAGCAACACAGCTGAAAGACGCTGGGCTTGATCGCGTGAATATTTCCCTGGACACTCTCAACCCTGAGCATTTTTCGCTTCTGACTCGGCGGGATCGTTTCAAGGACGTTATCGCAGGTATTGAGGCTGCCATCAACGCCGACCTCTCCCCCGTGAAGATCAACAGCGTGATCATGCCGGGTGTCAATGAAGACGACATTCTTCCGCTCGCAGAATTCGGGCTATACGAAAATGTGGAACTGCGCTTCATTGAACAGATGCCCCTGGGGCCGCGCGACCAGTGGGATCGTTCGGCTATGGTCACAGCCCAGGACATTATTGACGTCATCTCGACCAAGTTTGACCTGACCCCTGACACAACAGAGGAGACAGCTCACAGTGCAGCCCCCGCAACCATGTGGAGGATTTCTGATGGGGACATGCACGGCAAGATTGGCATCATCGCTTCGGTGACCCGTCCTTTTTGTGGTGCGTGCGACCGTACGCGGCTTACATCTGACGGCGCTGTGCGGAGCTGCTTGTTTTCTCAAACTGAAACCTCGTTGCGGGATCTTCTTCGCCAAGGCCGATCAGACAATGAGATAGCCGAGGCATGGGCAGCAGCGATGTGGCTCAAACCCGCTGGTCACGGCATTGATGATCCTTCGTTTGTTCAGCCACACCGCCCCATGTCAGCTATCGGTGGCTAA
- a CDS encoding VOC family protein gives MGRVNNHIDYVEFPAKDIGELKKVKEFFGEVFDWSYTMYGDDYADTSDSEMRSGINAENPTPTPLTVIYVSDLQEAYNKVKIAGGTITKEIFDFQGGKRFHFQDPAGNNLAAWSE, from the coding sequence ATGGGTAGGGTAAATAACCATATTGACTACGTAGAATTTCCAGCCAAAGATATTGGGGAATTAAAAAAGGTAAAAGAGTTTTTTGGCGAAGTATTTGACTGGTCATACACAATGTATGGCGACGACTATGCGGATACGTCAGACAGTGAAATGAGAAGCGGCATCAATGCCGAAAACCCAACGCCAACGCCTCTTACCGTTATTTATGTCTCAGACTTGCAGGAGGCGTATAATAAAGTGAAAATTGCTGGCGGTACGATCACAAAAGAGATTTTTGATTTTCAAGGCGGTAAGCGTTTTCATTTTCAAGATCCGGCTGGCAATAATCTTGCTGCCTGGTCGGAGTAA
- a CDS encoding multidrug effflux MFS transporter, whose product MSSTKTSVSLLAILGALMAMTSIAIDIYLPAMPVMEEKLGGDAELAITGFLLGFAIAQLLWGPISDRVGRKIPLFIGMVLFIIGSISCALSTNMTEVVLWRIFQAIGACVGPILSRAMIRDMYGATKAAQTMSTLMMIMAVAPIAGPFVGGGLLAVGTWQLIFWAMAIVGVMMFAALFFLPETLPKETRAPQSFLHTFGNYGNLLKNGRYMRYTLCVTAFYVAVYAFVSGSPSVYITHFGIPEQYFGLFFGINILGVTMVSALNRRLLRTYTLDVLIRRSLAVAVTAAIILAALSFTGIGGLWGVVAPMFFIFSTNGIIATCTNAAALSSVPTRMTGAAAALLGSLQYGSGVVSSALLALLSDGTPRAMSGIIAVVIVLSALSMIGAPHKPHKQNVET is encoded by the coding sequence ATGTCTTCAACGAAAACCAGCGTGTCGCTCCTGGCTATCCTCGGTGCACTGATGGCTATGACCTCCATTGCTATCGATATTTACCTGCCTGCGATGCCTGTGATGGAGGAAAAACTTGGTGGCGACGCCGAATTGGCCATCACTGGTTTCCTGCTGGGGTTTGCTATTGCGCAGCTATTGTGGGGACCAATCAGTGACCGTGTCGGGCGGAAAATACCTCTTTTCATTGGCATGGTGCTGTTTATTATTGGTTCCATAAGTTGTGCGCTTTCGACAAACATGACAGAAGTGGTGTTGTGGCGTATTTTCCAGGCGATCGGGGCGTGCGTGGGGCCGATATTGTCGCGAGCAATGATTCGCGACATGTATGGCGCGACCAAAGCTGCGCAAACAATGTCCACACTGATGATGATTATGGCCGTTGCTCCCATTGCCGGACCTTTTGTTGGCGGGGGATTACTGGCCGTGGGAACATGGCAACTGATTTTCTGGGCCATGGCAATCGTCGGTGTCATGATGTTTGCAGCGTTGTTTTTCCTGCCGGAAACACTGCCAAAGGAAACCCGTGCACCGCAGTCCTTCCTTCACACATTCGGTAACTACGGTAACTTGCTGAAAAACGGGCGTTACATGCGGTACACGCTCTGTGTTACTGCTTTTTACGTTGCTGTCTACGCTTTTGTCAGTGGGTCTCCATCGGTCTACATCACGCATTTTGGGATTCCCGAACAGTACTTTGGACTATTTTTTGGCATCAATATCCTTGGCGTGACCATGGTCAGTGCTCTGAACCGTCGCCTGCTGCGCACATATACCCTTGACGTGCTTATTCGGAGGTCGCTAGCTGTGGCTGTCACGGCGGCTATTATCCTTGCAGCGTTGTCGTTTACGGGGATTGGTGGATTATGGGGTGTTGTTGCCCCCATGTTCTTCATTTTCAGCACAAACGGAATCATTGCAACATGCACTAATGCTGCCGCACTAAGTTCAGTCCCGACGCGCATGACGGGCGCTGCCGCTGCGCTCTTAGGGTCCCTGCAATACGGCAGCGGCGTTGTTTCCTCTGCGTTACTCGCCCTGCTTTCCGACGGCACGCCGCGCGCCATGTCAGGAATTATTGCGGTGGTCATTGTGCTCTCTGCACTGAGTATGATTGGTGCGCCGCATAAGCCGCATAAGCAGAATGTAGAGACATAA
- a CDS encoding MogA/MoaB family molybdenum cofactor biosynthesis protein — protein sequence MPLSKPLTAKIIIISDYVIDGVRPDEVGPAAVELLATFGVDVGEPIAIPENKEAISVALKTTIEQGYDIIITAGGVGLKPNNLTPEATRPFLDAELPGIATQVLLEGIKNGSHAGLARGLVGVTGRNDTSALVVNSAGCVDGITDTITVIGPLLSDIFQQLGRS from the coding sequence ATGCCGCTTAGCAAGCCCCTGACAGCAAAAATCATCATCATCTCTGACTATGTTATTGATGGTGTGCGCCCGGACGAAGTAGGTCCTGCAGCGGTCGAGCTGCTTGCCACTTTTGGCGTGGACGTTGGTGAACCCATAGCCATCCCCGAAAATAAAGAGGCCATTAGCGTGGCGCTTAAAACCACGATTGAGCAGGGTTACGACATTATTATTACCGCAGGCGGGGTCGGCTTGAAACCCAATAATCTTACTCCCGAAGCCACACGGCCTTTTCTCGATGCGGAACTGCCCGGCATTGCCACACAAGTTTTGCTTGAAGGCATAAAAAATGGTTCCCACGCGGGGCTTGCGCGCGGGCTGGTTGGTGTGACAGGAAGAAATGACACATCCGCACTGGTTGTTAATAGCGCGGGATGCGTTGACGGCATCACCGACACCATCACCGTGATTGGCCCGCTGCTATCTGATATTTTTCAGCAACTCGGGCGAAGCTGA
- a CDS encoding DUF2249 domain-containing protein, which produces MASNLPLAHGGDIPELDVLQIPHSIRHGAIHGALSTRDVGDALILIAPHNPLPLLREVEARDDTFALEYLQEGPDVWRIKFTRTA; this is translated from the coding sequence ATGGCCTCTAACCTTCCCCTCGCACACGGCGGCGACATCCCTGAACTGGATGTTCTTCAAATTCCCCATTCGATCCGCCACGGTGCGATTCATGGCGCATTGAGCACACGGGACGTTGGCGATGCGCTGATTCTCATTGCACCGCATAATCCGTTGCCATTACTTCGCGAGGTTGAGGCCCGCGATGACACTTTTGCCCTTGAGTATCTGCAAGAAGGCCCTGATGTGTGGCGGATCAAGTTCACCCGCACGGCCTAA
- a CDS encoding alpha/beta hydrolase family protein: MMYLNKSTTGDDGVAAGYAEKISFSGQLEQRYSKPGPYQVVESTQDGGGDPTKEYHIYRPQSADSAGKTFPLVLMANGTRTPSTTYAPILEHLASWGFVVVGNEDPNSGSGASTSAMLDAMLQMNGTERSPLRNIVNTNKIGVSGHSQGGAGAINAATNYPNSGQYAALYTASAIENGNAKRLGCSYDTSSLKAQYFMMAGTEASDSFTISPLKDLTQNFEAPNAGKPGVMARREGADHKDVLEFGDPYMTAWFLWTLSDDKEAEKVFAGPDAELAHNSDWKDVQTRNMPK; the protein is encoded by the coding sequence ATGATGTATTTGAATAAAAGCACCACAGGTGATGATGGTGTTGCTGCTGGGTATGCTGAAAAAATTAGTTTCAGTGGTCAATTGGAGCAGCGTTATTCTAAACCCGGTCCGTATCAGGTGGTGGAAAGTACGCAGGATGGTGGCGGTGACCCTACCAAGGAATACCACATTTATCGACCCCAGAGTGCAGATAGTGCTGGGAAAACATTCCCACTGGTCTTGATGGCTAACGGTACGAGGACTCCCTCGACGACGTACGCGCCTATTCTGGAGCATCTAGCTAGTTGGGGATTTGTTGTTGTGGGGAATGAGGATCCGAATAGTGGATCTGGGGCGTCAACATCGGCCATGCTTGATGCGATGCTGCAGATGAATGGAACGGAAAGGAGTCCCCTACGCAATATCGTGAATACCAATAAAATTGGCGTTTCTGGTCATTCACAGGGTGGTGCGGGCGCGATTAATGCGGCGACTAACTATCCTAATAGTGGTCAGTATGCTGCGCTATACACTGCTAGCGCGATTGAGAATGGAAATGCAAAACGTCTCGGATGTTCTTATGATACTTCCTCATTGAAGGCGCAGTATTTCATGATGGCTGGTACGGAAGCAAGTGATAGCTTTACTATTAGTCCACTTAAGGATTTGACGCAGAACTTTGAAGCGCCAAATGCTGGTAAACCTGGCGTTATGGCGCGTCGAGAGGGAGCTGATCATAAAGACGTTCTCGAATTTGGTGATCCGTATATGACGGCCTGGTTCCTCTGGACGCTCAGCGATGATAAAGAAGCCGAAAAAGTGTTTGCGGGTCCTGATGCTGAGCTGGCTCACAATAGCGACTGGAAGGATGTGCAGACACGGAACATGCCTAAGTAA
- a CDS encoding CDP-alcohol phosphatidyltransferase family protein: protein MFVSSAQYPARIRAAAWAVHILTMSGLVWASLAMLATIHREFTWMWVWLLVALVVDGVDGTLARRAKVSEVIPWFDGSIVDIVVDYLTWTFIPAVFMYVGLDMGPKPVAGLLMALILTSSMFCYANKQWKSTDYYFVGFPAAWNIVALMFYVLGTPAIVNIIVTLVLAVLTLVPTHYVHPARVKRFRTLNIAAVALWFLATCWLVAIYPERPLSTVAVIVVCGGWVLLAGCLRSIRGAELVTEPSTTPDTEPASSDDS, encoded by the coding sequence ATGTTTGTGTCGTCCGCGCAATATCCGGCACGGATCCGCGCTGCCGCCTGGGCAGTGCACATTTTGACCATGTCGGGACTGGTGTGGGCCAGCCTGGCCATGCTGGCCACTATCCACCGAGAGTTCACCTGGATGTGGGTCTGGCTTCTCGTTGCCCTTGTCGTCGATGGTGTGGACGGCACCTTGGCTCGGCGCGCTAAAGTGTCCGAGGTTATTCCTTGGTTTGATGGCAGCATTGTGGACATTGTTGTCGACTATCTCACCTGGACCTTCATTCCGGCTGTCTTTATGTACGTGGGTCTGGATATGGGCCCCAAGCCGGTAGCTGGTCTGCTGATGGCGCTTATTCTGACCTCGTCAATGTTCTGCTATGCCAACAAGCAGTGGAAGTCCACCGACTATTATTTTGTGGGTTTCCCGGCAGCGTGGAACATCGTGGCGTTGATGTTCTACGTGCTGGGCACTCCAGCGATTGTCAATATCATCGTCACCCTTGTGCTTGCGGTGCTTACGTTGGTGCCCACGCATTACGTTCATCCGGCGCGTGTGAAGCGTTTCCGCACTCTCAATATCGCCGCAGTGGCCTTGTGGTTCCTGGCTACCTGTTGGCTGGTGGCTATCTACCCCGAGCGACCTCTGAGTACGGTTGCCGTCATTGTTGTCTGTGGTGGGTGGGTCTTGCTCGCAGGGTGTCTGCGTTCGATTCGTGGTGCAGAGTTGGTCACGGAACCCTCTACGACGCCAGACACAGAGCCAGCCAGCTCCGACGATTCCTAG